From the genome of Oncorhynchus kisutch isolate 150728-3 unplaced genomic scaffold, Okis_V2 Okis09a-Okis19a_hom, whole genome shotgun sequence, one region includes:
- the LOC109877683 gene encoding sodium- and chloride-dependent GABA transporter 2 encodes MEEEMVGGTTPGGPVDSEAQKRSPEDAVQQERGKWANKTEFLLSMAGEIIGLGNVWRFPYLCYKNGGGVFFIPYFVFLFFCGIPVFFLETALGQYTSEGGVTAWRKICPMFEGVGIASQVIVAYLNIYYIVVLAWGLFYLFNSFRNPLPWSTCDNEWNTENCHNLSSMLLNPHLSQLDSDWSFLHNQTEYNDYNMLSNETMKITSPEEEFWARRVLRTSDHVSLGAVHWDLALCLLLAWIICYFCIWKGVKSTGKVVYFTATFPYLMLFILFIRGVTLPGAGEGIKYYLWPQMTKILEPGVWRDAGTQVFFSYAVCQGVLTSLGSYNKYNNNCYKDCVALCILNSATSIFAGFAVFSVLGFMAHSLDVDMNEVVKGGPGLAFIAYPKAVSLLPGAQFWAILFFLMVILLGLDSQFVCVESLATSITDMFPGVLRRPGRREILVLVIAVVCFLLGLPLITENGIVLFQLIDSYGPSGTSLLFIACFECIAVAWVYGANRFLDNIEDMIGYHPFPSVLKYCWLFVTPLICGITLVYDTLTSSSTNLNLEYAPGPWASRVASLLILTPLMCIPVYILLCLWRNPKGMTTASSDLRQARPHQPRLTVCERVIIEGQEKPPRNAGDRDEKLAMEENSGV; translated from the exons ATGGAAGAGGAGATGGTTGGAGGGACCACTCCAGGAGGACCAGTGGACTCAGAGGCCCAGAAACGGAGCCCCGAGGATGCGGTTCAGCAGGAGAGGGGCAAGTGGGCCAACAAGACTGAATTCCTGCTCTCCATGGCTGGTGAGATCATTGGCCTGGGCAACGTATGGCGCTTCCCTTATCTGTGCTACAAGAACGGAGGAG GTGTCTTCTTTATCCCGTACtttgtcttcctcttcttctGTGGCATCCCTGTGTTCTTCCTGGAGACGGCATTGGGCCAGTACACCAGCGAGGGCGGGGTCACAGCCTGGAGGAAGATATGTCCCATGTTCGAAG GAGTGGGAATTGCATCCCAAGTGATTGTGGCGTACTTGAACATCTATTACATAGTGGTGCTAGCCTGGGGTCTGTTCTACCTATTCAACTCCTTCAGGAATCCACTGCCCTGGTCCACCTGTGACAATGAGTGGAATACTG AGAACTGTCATAATTTGAGTTCCATGTTGTTGAACCCACACCTCTCCCAGTTGGACTCAGACTGGTCCTTCCTTCACAACCAGACTGAATATAATGACTACAATATGTTGAG TAATGAAACCATGAAGATCACGTCTCCCGAGGAGGAGTTTTGGGC TCGTCGGGTGTTGAGGACGTCAGATCATGTGTCTCTGGGTGCTGTACATTGGGACCTGGCTCTCTGTCTGCTGCTGGCCTGGATCATCTGTTACTTCTGCATCTGGAAGGGAGTCAAATCTACAGGCAAG GTGGTGTACTTCACAGCAACGTTCCCCTACCTGATGCTCTTCATCCTGTTTATCCGAGGTGTGACTCTACCAGGGGCTGGAGAGGGCATAAAGTACTATCTCTGGCCTCAAATGACCAAGATCTTGGAACCTGGG gtgtggCGTGACGCAGGGACCCAGGTGTTTTTCTCCTACGCTGTATGTCAGGGGGTCCTCACCTCTCTGGGCAGCTACAACAAGTACAACAACAACTGTTACAA ggatTGCGTGGCACTCTGCATTCTCAACAGTGCCACCAGCATCTTTGCTGGATTCGCCGTCTTCTCCGTACTGGGATTCATGGCTCACTCACTTGACGTGGACATGAATGAAGTTGTTAAAGGAG GACCTGGTCTGGCTTTCATCGCCTATCCCAAAGCCGTGTCCCTGCTACCAGGGGCCCAGTTCTGGGCCATCCTCTTCTTTCTTATGGTTATCTTACTGGGTCTGGACAGCCAG TTTGTGTGTGTAGAGAGCTTGGCCACATCCATCACTGACATGTTCCCTGGTGTACTGCGGAGGCCTGGCCGGAGAGAGATCTTAGTACTAGTCATCGCTGTAGTCTGCTTCCTACTGGGTCTGCCTCTCATCacggag AATGGTATAGTCCTCTTTCAGTTGATTGACTCGTACGGCCCCAGTGGGACCAGTCTGCTGTTCATTGCATGTTTTGAGTGCATCGCCGTCGCCTGGGTCTACG GTGCGAACCGTTTCCTTGACAACATTGAAGACATGATAGGCTACCATCCTTTCCCTTCGGTGCTGAAGTACTGCTGGCTGTTTGTGACACCACTCATCTGTGGG ATCACCCTGGTGTATGACACACTGACCAGTTCATCAACCAATCTAAATCTAGAGTACGCACCTGGGccctgggcctcccgagtggcctctctcctcatcctcacccCGCTGATGTGTATCCCTGTCTACATCCTGCTGTGTCTGTGGAGG AATCCTAAAGGGATGACCACTGCCTCCAGTGACCTGCGCCAGGCACGGCCACACCAACCCAGACTCACCGTGTGTGAGCGTGTCATTATCGAGGGACAAGAGAAACCCCCCAGGAACGCAGGGGATCGGGATGAGAAGCTGGCCATGGAGGAGAACAGTGGAGTCTAG